Genomic DNA from Cololabis saira isolate AMF1-May2022 chromosome 20, fColSai1.1, whole genome shotgun sequence:
GTTTAGGGCCTGCCCTCTGTGCTGGTAAGGAGACGAGCTCGTCAGCAGTAAATCTTATTGTCTGTTGAGATCATAAGAGTATTGGGGGtcctgtgtttttcataatttccTCATGCTTTGAGTCTTATCATGATCACAATTtcactcacttttttttctccatattgcttcttcaaacatttattttttttaagtataaaTTAATTCTTCCTTTGTGTTTCTCAGCCCACTGTGGGATTCCCACTCAGGTCTTTGACAGTAAAGTGGGAGAGATAAGGAGTTCTGCTTACCACAGCTGGTCTTACCGCTTTGGCTCTTCTAATGACTGCTGGATCATCAAGGGTTTAGAGGATGAACCGATTGTTCTCAGGTACAGATGCTGAGCGGATTTTAGTTCGTGTTGTTTTGCTGCCAACGGTCAAATGAATTAAAAAGCTGGCTCTCAGTAACAGATTACCCATGATAGTCAGAGATAAAGTTATTGTAGATGTGTGAAAATAATCCCTTGTTGGGATATTATATTGTATTCTCAGCTATATTTCATCTGATTAAGAAATGGATCACACTAATGCCGAATATACAGTATTTCTGTCTGAGATCATTTTTGacaggaaaaacttttttttttaattcattgttcCAAATCCCTCCTCAGCTTCACTCAGTTCTCAGTGCGGTGTAATAAGGAGTGGGTGTCTATAAAATCATCAGCTGGCGGGGAGCCGTTTCTTCTTTGTGGCTCCAAGTTGCCGCAGCCATTGGAGTTCCCGGGGGGAAATATTACTGTGATGCACCATTTCCTCCCTCACCTGTTCCCGGTGTCATCGTTTCTGCTGAGCTATGCCAGGGGTAAGATAGTGTGGCATCTGGCTCGTCAATTTCTTGCTGAATTTTTGCCAAAAGTTTTTGTTGTTGAAATCATTTTAATAGGTTTTCGCTTTTTAATCAGACTCGGGCGAGTGCCCAGAGACCTCCTTTAGGTGCCCTGGAGGTCGGTGCCTGCCGCTGTCCTGGCGCTGTAACGGGCAAGTGGAATGTCTCGACAAAGGCTTTGGCATTGATGAGAAGGGCTGTTATGATGAAATGGACTACGAAGATACTCAAACTGTATCGTACAAAGACAAGAACCAAGATAGTGGCACAGAGAGACGCAAGGTCACAGACAAAACTCCCAGCTCAGGGAGATCAACTGAGGGGTATACTTATGATGATCTCTCGCTGGAAAAGGAGCAAGACAAAGTGGATCAAGAGCGGCCTCGCACACAACAGGAGCTGGTTCCAACATCCTCTACTATCGAGGGGCCTTGTGGAGGGCTTCTTCAGACGTTTTATGGGACCTTCTCTCCTCCAGCTTCCCGGGGTCGTAAGATGTTCTGTGTCTGGACTCTGGACCCTCAGGACTCCAGACCACTGAGATTGGACCTACAGCAGCTGATTCTGGGGCCCGGGGATAGAATCACTGTCTACAACAGAGCAGAAGGCAAAGGAGACATTTTAAGAAATGTAAGTTAAGAACTGAGAAATGCTTCCAACCAATTGCTAGAAGGCCACGTAATTTTCCCTGTGATGATATGATGAACCTTCTCTGTATTTTGACAGATCACCAGCATGTCCAATTACAGATCAGTGCAAGTTGAGTCCCACACTGGTGTGCTGTCGCTTGCATATGATAGACTTCCTGGCTCTGAAGGGGTCGGTTTTAAGGCCACGTTCCACGTCGGGAGCTACTGTCCTCCGGGAGAAGGTCGATGTGGTGGAGCAGCAGGAGGCTGCTTCACACAGGAGCAGCGCTGCGATGGGAAATGGGACTGTCCTGAGACAGGGAAAGATGAGGAGGGCTGCAGGGGCTGCAGTCCAAACCAGTTTGCTTGTGGGGTTGCAGGACAGAGGGCGGTGGCATCCAGCCACTTCGCCAGCAGACCAGTGTGTTACCCGGTGAGCGAGAGATGCAACTACCAGTTGTACTGTGCTGATGGGAGCGATGAGAAGGACTGCACTGTTTGTCAGCCGGGAACCTTTCATTGTGACAGTGACAGGTCagtctttatttttgaaatgtaatatgataataataacaatatagtATTGAACTTGTGCAAACAGTGGCGATAATGAATGCTTTAACAGAAATAATTAGGTTAAACTATCTTTTTAAACAACACCTTCTAACTGATTAAAAGAAACTCACAACTACATGTGGGTTCTTATTTACAGCATGGTCGGATTTGCTGTTTATACTTTTGAGATTCCAGTTTACTCTGATTAGTGGGAAGTTTGTTTTTGACTTTGAAATATCTGctgtttgcacattttattagaAATCTGTTTTTCATGTGTCACAAGAGGGTACAaatgatttaaatgttttttttttgtttgttttttgacgAGTGTGAAAATAAAGTGACTCACTGCTGAATTGTTACTAcagttctgattaaaataaggcaCAAAATAgccctaaaaatgtaataataatgaaaataagataGAAACAACAAGTTTTGATGGTGGTAGTGTAAAAATTACTCGCAGGTCTCTTAAAAATGGTTTATAGACACATTTATACTTGCTGGTAGAATTTATTCTGCCCTTTTGCACTGTATTTTATTTACACCTATTTTGAATATAACATTGGCATATTGTGGGGTTTTGTGAAACTGGGAGTCATCTTAATTCTTCTGATCAAAAAGGTGTTGAATTTTCTTTGACTTCCTGGTTGAGGTCATAGGTCTTTATTGTTTTACTGCCACCAGAAATGCATTCAAAGCATCAACACACAATTACAGGTTAAAAATGCACATCAGAGTTAATTGTTTTAATAATCAAGTGGTGACAGGgacatgttattttttttcaaagtatGTGCATTTTGGTGAACTGTATTTGCAACCAGGTGGCAGCAACATAAAATCATTGAGAAGTTTACAATAAAAATGTATGCACTGCcaacttgagaaaaaaagatcttattaaagtttaaaaaaaaaaaagaagtgcccTTAAATTAGTGTATACATGAGTACCAGTACTAAC
This window encodes:
- the lrp10 gene encoding low-density lipoprotein receptor-related protein 10; translated protein: MSVTHKLCALLVFSITACSRLGPALCAAHCGIPTQVFDSKVGEIRSSAYHSWSYRFGSSNDCWIIKGLEDEPIVLSFTQFSVRCNKEWVSIKSSAGGEPFLLCGSKLPQPLEFPGGNITVMHHFLPHLFPVSSFLLSYARDSGECPETSFRCPGGRCLPLSWRCNGQVECLDKGFGIDEKGCYDEMDYEDTQTVSYKDKNQDSGTERRKVTDKTPSSGRSTEGYTYDDLSLEKEQDKVDQERPRTQQELVPTSSTIEGPCGGLLQTFYGTFSPPASRGRKMFCVWTLDPQDSRPLRLDLQQLILGPGDRITVYNRAEGKGDILRNITSMSNYRSVQVESHTGVLSLAYDRLPGSEGVGFKATFHVGSYCPPGEGRCGGAAGGCFTQEQRCDGKWDCPETGKDEEGCRGCSPNQFACGVAGQRAVASSHFASRPVCYPVSERCNYQLYCADGSDEKDCTVCQPGTFHCDSDRCVFESWRCDGQVDCKDGTDEVNCTVILPRKVITAATVGSLVCGLLLVIAMGCTCKLYSLRTREYSMFAPISRQEAQLIQQQAPPSYGQLIAQGIIPPVEDFPTENPSEASSLSLRGILQLLRQDAVNSSHRRRRPRFVRRAVRRMRRWGLLPRPASRPSQSSSSGQQQSNSAPSGQDPARSTPTSSSSAVEAVNQPVPQKLGLLTQTEQHQQQDASLLPLPPSPTASSPPPPYAPPAPDLTSPQTPPVAVPPSSPSLASIFHTIGLGISLFRGSPSSTSTNSMPLSSSPSFSSSSTSDDEVLLIPLSEDTNSEEDVPMLT